The Panacibacter microcysteis DNA window CTTCTAACTTAAGCTTGAATGCTCTGGTAGGTTACGAGTACATGAGATTTGATAACAAAGGAACAAATATGAGTGCACGCGATTTCGGTACATACCCGATCGCATACACAAACTATTTTCAATACTCCAGCCAGGCAAGTCGTGGAATGGGCTCATTCGCTGATCCAACTACAGAACTGCAATCTTATTTCGGCAGGGCTATCCTCAACCTGATGGATAAATATCGCGTAACAGCAACGCTACGCGCTGATGGATCCAGCAAGTTTGGTGAAAATAACCGTTATGGTTACTTCCCGTCATTTGCTGCATCCTGGACTGTTAGCAATGAAGAATTCTTTAAAGGTGTAACATTCGTAAATAGCCTCGTTATCCGTGGTGGCTGGGGTAAGACAGGTACGCAGGATGTTCCGGCCGGTTCTTCTAAATTCCGTTATACACCGAACGGTATCGGTTCAATTGGTCTTTCAAACTACCAGAACAGCGACCTTAAATGGCAGGCAGACCAGCAAACAAACATAGGTGCAGATTTCGGCTTGTTTAAAAACAGGATCACCGCAACTGTTGACTATTTCAAAAAGACAACTACAGGTTTGCTATATCCAACTGTTACACCGCAGCCAGCTCCACCCGGTGCTCCGCCAACATGGAAAAACCTGGATGGTACTATCGTAAACAAAGGTGTTGAGGTTACTTTGAATACCCAGATCATCAATAAAAACAACTTCTCCTGGGATTTTGGTATCAACGCAACATTCGTTAAAAACAACGTTAGCGGCTTACCAGCCCCAATTCAAACAGGTAGCCTTAGCGGCCAGGGTATAAGCGGCGCTACAGCCCAGGTGATACAAAATGATCTTCCTGTAAACGCATTCTTTACGAAGCAATACCAGGGCCTTGATAAAGATGGATTTGCCATCTATACAGACGATGGATATACATTGTATTATGTTGGTAATCCAAATCCAACAACGATCCTGGGTTTAAGTACTTCGTTGTCTTACAAGAAACTCTCATTCACAGCCAATATGAACGGAGCATTTGGCCAGGATATTTACAACAATACACTTAATACAGTGTTACCTATTGGTAACCTTGGTTCAAGAAACATCGCAAAATCTTTGATTGGTCTTGGAGAATCAAGAGCAAATCCTATTTCTCCATCTTCAAGATACCTCGAAAAGGGCAATTACATGAAACTTGCAAATGCAACATTTAGCTATAATGTTGGAAGTATTGGCAAGGTATTCAAAAGCATGAATGTGTTTGTAACTGGTACCAACCTCTTTGTAATAACCAAGTTTACTGGTTTTGATCCTGAAGTAAATACTGATAAAAATGTGAATGGTGTGCCTTCAGTAGGTATAGAGTATACACCTTATCCATCTGCACGCACATTCTTATTTGGATTGAATTTCTCTTTGTAAATGAATTAAACATTTGTTCGTATGAAATACAGAAAATTATTATATGCTATAACCATTCCTTCTGTACTGCTGTTTAGCTGTACAAAGCTGGATGAAACTTTTAATGGAGATCTTACACAAGACCAGGTTGGTGGAGGTGGATCTGCTAACGTAGATGCGCTGTTAACCGGTATCTATAATTCAATGAGGCTACCATACCAGGATCAGAGCAGGTGGTGGGCTGCCGAAGAGCATACATCTGATGAATGTCTGGGGCCCACACGCGGTGGCGACTGGGATGATAACGGAGTATGGCGTTTGCTGCACGTGCATAAATGGGATGGTAACCACAGCTTTCTAGCCAGCACTTTTGACGATTTGGGTGGTGTTGTTTACGGTGCTACTGATATCCTTCAGTTTAGCCCTTCAACACAGCAGGCTGCTGAAGCAAGATTACTTAGAGCTTTTGCCAATTTCTCATGGCTGTGCGGCTGGAATCAATGCCCATACAGGGAACCAGGTGGCGACCCATTAGCAATTCCTCAGGTAAGAGTTGGTAGCGATGCACTTGACTATATTATCAGTGAACTTAATGATATTATGGGCGATCTTCCTGATGGTCCTGCAAACAAAGCAAACAAGTATGCAGCGAAGGTTTTATTAATGAAATGCTATCTTAACAAAGGCACCATTTCTCCTGCATCAGGCGATCCGCTTGCTAATCGTCAAAATCCAACTTTTGACGCAGCAGATATGGACCAGGTAATCAGTCTTGCAGACGAAATTATCAACAGTGGTAAATATTCACTGGCAGATAATTATTTCGACAATTTTGCAAAAAATAACAACCAGATTTCTACCGAAAACATATTTACTGCTGAAAATATCGGCGGTTCAAACAGTGGTAACGTTCGCTCAAGATGGTTCTGCACATTGCACTACAACCAGAACCCAAGCGGCTGGAATGGCTTTACAACCCTTTCAGATTTCTACGACAAGTTTGACGATGCCGATTTACGCAGAAGCCAGGAGTACGATGGCGTAACAGATGTTTCCGGTATTAAGCCAGGCTTCCTGGTTGGTCAGCAGTATGATCAGAATGGTACGGCATTAAAAGACAGAACAGGCGCACCACTTGCCTTCACCAGGGAAGTTAGCGCAATTGAAAGAGGAGCAAACCTTGAAGTAACAGGTATAAGGGTTGTCAAATATCCTATAGACTATTCTTCAGGAGATAACTCAGACAATGATTATGTTTACTATCGTTATGCTGATGTATTGTTGATGAAAGCTGAGGCCCTGCTGAGAAAAGGCGATGCCGGTGGCGCACTTACCCTGGTAAATCAGGTACGTGAAAAGCGCGGTGTTGCAGCACTCGGTTCTGTAAGCCTCGACCAGATGCTTGACGAAAGAGGTCGTGAGTTTTATTGGGAAGGTCATAGAAGAACAGATCTTATCAGGTTTGGTAAATACCTCGAAGTATGGCAGGAAAAACCGTCTGATGATCCCAAGAACTTACTTTTCCCAATTCCGTTCAGACAATTGGCCGCAAACCCTAATTTGATTCAGAATCCGGGATATTAATAGTTAACAGGAAATGAAAAAGAGGTTCTCAATGAGAGCCTCTTTTTATTAATGGTAAGATTGTGATACCAGCTATGGAAAATATGGCATCGTCCCTTGCGTCGCAATCACTTTATCTGTATAACATTTATCAGCATTTTAGCGCGTACATTCTTGCTGTTTAATAAATCGAAGGCATATTTGTTATAAGAAAACGATTGAATTGTAATGAAGAAAGTTGTAATTGTAATTGCTGTTGTTATATGCATTGTGTTGATTTCTGTGTACCTGTTAATACCTTCCAAACAACGGATCTTTCACTCTTTGGAATTGAACTGTACAGAAAGCGCGGCACAAAGGTTTATGCTTAACAGGAATGCATGGGATGCCTGGTGGCCGGGGAAAGTCATAGACAATAAAAACCTTGTATATCAAAACCGGAAGATCAACATAGACCGCTTTACGCTAAAAGGATTCGACTTTTCTATCAATGAAGAAGGCTTACAAACATCTTCTCACCTGCAGGTTGTTTATTTTACGGATATGTCAGCTAAATTGTCTGTGCAAAGCGAAGCTGTTTTTTCAGCCGTGCCATGGAAGCGTGTTGCGCAATACCTTGCATTTAAAAAACACCAGCTTCTTGTTGAATCGCTTGCCAATGATTTAAAAGTTTTTTTTGATAAAGAGGAGAATATATACGGTTTCTCGGTTCAGAAGCAGAAAGTAAAAGATTCAAGCCTGGTATCAACAAGAGCCATGTTTAATCATTACCCCGACAATACAGAGATTTACACGATGATCAGCACCTTGCAAAAGTATGCCCGGGATAAAAACATAAAGGAAACAGGTTTTCCCATGCTGAATGTTTCTGCAGTTGATTCTGTGCATTACAGTGTTATGGTGGCCATACCAGTGGAAAGAGATATAGCTTCTTTCAAAAACATTGAGCAGAAAAAAATGGTGCTTGGTAACATACTTATTGCCGAATTAAAGGGTGGGCCGGCCACCATTGCCAGGGCCGAAATTCAAATGAGTGTGTATATCAAAGATCATAAATATGTAAGCCCGGCTATAGGCTTTCAGTCGTTGGTAACAAACAGGCTGGCAGAAAAAGATTCAGCGCAGTGGATTACAAGATTGTGCACTCCTGTATTTTAAAATATCAAAGGGTGCTCAATAAAGATATATTGATGAAGTGATTGCGACGCAAGGGACGATGCCACGGTTGCTGTCGCCGGTATTTAAATGTTGCCACAACAATAAACATTCATGATTATCCAGTTTAATAAAAGTAATGTTGGTTTAAAAGCAAGTACAGCAATATTGATAGTTGCATCAATACTTCTGGCGGTATTGCAGGCATGCAGGGGTAGCGTTCAAATAAAAAAAGATGCTGCTCTGTTTTCGTTAGTTGATAGTAGTGGCATCACCTTTTCTAATAATATTGGTAATACAAAAGATTTCAACATTTTTAGTTACCGCAACTTCTACAATGGCGGAGGAGCAGCTGTTGGCGACGTAAATAATGATGGCCTTGCAGATGTTTTCTTTACGGCCAATATGGGAAGCAATAAGCTTTACCTGAACAAAGGCAACTGGAAATTTGATGACATTTCTGAACGTGCGGGCATTGCTGAAGAAGAAGAATGGAGTACCGGCGTTGTAATGGTGGATATTAATCATGATGACTGGCTGGATATTTTCGTTTGTAATGCAGGGTATATTAACGGTCGTGCACCAGAGTGCAAACTATTCATCAATAATCATGATCTCACATTTACCGACTCTGCCGCTGCTTATGGCCTTACAAATAAAGGCGGTTACACAACACATGCAGCGTTCTTTGATTATGACGCTGATGGTGACCTCGATTGTTTTATTATCAACAATAGTTTTATACCGGTAAATACACTGAATTACGCCAATAAAAGAGACCTGCGTGCACCTGAGTGGCCCGTGGCAGACTTCTTAAAGGGTGGTGGTGACCACTTTTACCGAAATGACAATGGGAAGTTTATTGACATTAGTAAAGAAGCCGGCATCTATGGAAGCTTGATCAGTTTTGGACTGGGTGTAACAGTTGGGGATGTGAACGGGGACTATTACCCGGACGTTTATGTGTCAAACGACTTTTTTGAAAGAGATTACCTCTATATAAACCAAAGGGACGGAACTTTCAAAGATGAGCTGGAAAAGTGGGTACAGCATAGTAGCCTTTCTTCTATGGGTGCAGACATGGCAGACATAAACAATGATGGCTACCCGGATATCTTTACAACAGATATGTTACCTGGTGATGAATACCGTTTAAAAACAACTACTTCTTTTGAGAATTATGACGTTTATCATCTCAAGGAAACATCGGGGTTTTATCACCAGTTTACCAAGAACACGCTGCAGCTAAACAATGGAAATGGCAAGTTCCAGGAGATCGCAAATTACAGCGGCGTTGCTGCTACAGACTGGAGCTGGGGTGGTTTGATCTTCGATGCAGACAATGATGGTTTATCTGATTTATATGTTTGTAACGGAATTAATCATGATGTAACAAACCAGGACTTTATTGATTTTTTCGCAGATGAAGTCATTCAGAAAATGGTCTTAACCGGCAAGAAGGAACAGATAGAAGATGTGATCAGTAAAATGCCTTCTCAGCCAATACCCAATAACGCTTTTAAGAATGAAGGTAACCTCAGGTTTGCAGATGCAAACAAAGCGTGGGGCTTTCAACAACCATCTTTTTCAAACGGCGCGGCATACGGAGATTTAGACAATGACGGAGACCTGGATCTTGTGGTAAACAATGTAAACGAGCCCGCTTTTGTTTACCGCAATAATGCAAGAGAACTAACCGGTAATCATTATGTAAGCATTGTATTGCGAGAAGAATCGTTTAATACACATGCAGTAGGTAGCCTGATAAAGATGTATGCCGGTAAAAACCTGTATACAAGAGAAGTTATACCAAGCCGTGGTTTTCAATCTTCGGTAGATTACAAAAATGTGTTTGGACTTGGTGCAAACCGTACCATCGATTCTGTTGTCATCATGTGGCCAAACCATACATTTTCATCTTATTATAACCTTGGCACAGATACGCTGCACATGATAACATACCCTGCCAATGCTCAAAAAATTATTTCTGCAAAAAATAAACCTGCTTCTCCTTTTTTGTCTGCCGTAACAGCCAGTTTTCAAAAACATACCGAAGACGATTATGTTGATTTTTACAATGAAAGAAATGTACCTGTATTGCTTTCAAGGGAAGGGCCAAGAGCTGCTACGGGTGATGTAAACGGGGATGGGTTGGCAGATATTTTTATCGGCGGCGCCAGTGGGGAAGCCGGGGTGCTCTACATGCAATCGTCAAAAGGCAGTTTCGAAATAAAGAAGCAGCCGTCTTTCGAACGGTTTGCCAATTTTGAAGATGTAGCAGCGCTTTTCTTCGATGCAGATAAAGACGGCGATCTTGACTTATACGTCGGCGCAGGCGGCAACAACAGGTCGCCGGGCAGGCAGGAACTTCAACACAGGCTTTTCAAAAATGATGGCAAAGGAAACTTTGACATTGATACCAAAGCATTTCCGCCAAATGATATGAATATAGCTGTGGCTGTTGCTGATGACTTTGACGGCGATGGCGACAACGATCTTTTTGTTGGCAGCAGGAATGTTACGCTCGATTATGGTGTAACACCCCGCAGCTACCTGTTTGTAAATGATGGTAATGGTCACTTTACTGACATAGCAAAAACAGGAAACCCTGAAATTGCTTCAGCAGGAATGGTAACCAGTGCTTCCTTTGCTGACATTAATGGCGATAACAGGAAAGAACTTATTATTGTTGGAGAATGGATGCAACCACGTATTTTTTCATTCAATGGCAAAAAATTTATTGAACTCAGAACAAACCTGAAAAATTTCTCCGGTATGTGGCAATCCGTAAGCGTTACAGACCTTGATGGTGACGGAGATAACGATATGGTATTAGGCAACTATGGAGAGAATTTTTACCTGCATCCTGATACTGCAAATCCTGTCAAAATTTTTATAAACGACTTTGACAAAAATAATGTACCTGAAAAAATCATTACACGCAGTATAAGCGGCAAAGACATGCCCGTTTTTATGAAACGTGATTTACAGGATGCAATACCTGCTATTAAAAAGCAGAATCTTAAGCATGAAGATTATGCTAAGAAATCTATCACAGATCTTTTTGCGCAGGATTTTATTAAAACAAGCACCGTAAAACAATGGAATTACAGCGCTTCATGTATTGCCTTGAACGATGGCAAAGGAAATTTTACCTTGGTAAAATTGCCGCCCTCAGTGCAGTTTTCTTCTGTCAATGCCATATTGTGTAAAGACATTAATAAAGATGGTAAAAAAGATATTTTACTCGGTGGCAACATGCTGCATTTTTTACCGCAGTTTGGCAGGCTCGATGCAAGTTTTGGGCAGTTGCTTTTAAACAGCGGTAATGGAAATTTTGTTGTTGCCTCTGTAAAGGAATCCGGTATAGAATTAGATGGCGAAGTTCGGGATATAGCAGATATACCCGGACAAAGGAAGGATAAAATTATCTTTCTGCGCAACAACGATCTTCCTGTAGTTTTTGAATTGGTAAAATAAGTTATGAACCCGGCAGAAGTTTTTCATGGCATCACCTGTTGCGTCGCACACTTCAGCAGTAATATCAATAATCAGCAAAGCATACTACAAATTGTAATGAAACATTTATATAAACAATTAACGGCGTTGAACACGTGTTGCAAAGAATTATTGCTGCACAAGTGTGCGACGCAACCAAAGCTCAGTAGTAGTAATGCAGCCTGGCTCCATATAAAATTATACTGCTGTTTTTTTGCAGTATTTTTTGCCGCTTGTACATCGCGTCAGGTACCTGCCGAACCTGTAATATTTGAAACGCTGCAGCATGATAAAACAGGACTTGCTTTTGTGAATGAACTTCATCCTGATTCAACTTTTAACGTACTTGATTATATGTACTTTTATAACGGTGCAGGTGTTGGTGCAGGAGATTTTAATAATGATGGCCGTACAGATATTTTTTTTGCATCAAACCAGGGCGCAGATAAAATCTACCTGAATGAAGGCGGGCTCCACTTCAAAGATGCGTCAGATGCGGCGGGCATACCTAAAGATGGTGGATGGAGTACAGGTGTTTCTGTAGTTGACATCAACAACGATGGCCTGCTTGATATTTACGTTTGCAGGGTAGGTAATTATATGAAACTGCAAAGCAAAAATGAACTGCTCATTTGCAGAAAAATACTGGAAGATGGAACGCCTGTATATGAAGAAGCTGCCGCCAGTTATGGGCTCGATTTTTCCGGTTTCAGCACACAGGCTGCTTTTTTGGATTATGATCTTGATGGAGACCTGGATATGTATCTCCTGAATCATTCTGTACACCAGAACGGCACTTTTGCTGAGCGTAAACAGTTCATCGGTACTTACCACGATTTATCAGGTGATAAATTCTTCAGAAACGATAGCGGGCATTTCTCGAACATAACAAAAGAAACAAATATCAACAGTTCTGTAATTGGTTACGGGTTAGGTATAGTAGTAGCAGACATCAACCTCGATGGCTGGCCCGATATATATATTGGTAACGATTTTCATGAAAATGACTATTTATACATTAACCAGCAGGACGGTACATTTAAAGAAGCAATGCAAAGCGACATGATGCATACCAGCCAGTACACAATGGGTGTTGATGCAGCAGATATAAATAACGATGGCTGGCCTGATATTGTTTCTGCGGATATGCTTCCATCCGATCCTTATATGCTTAAGCGCTCACTTGGAGAAGATAAGACGGATATCTTCAATATGAAGATCGGGTATGGTTACGCTTATCAATACACACGTAACAACTTACAGCTAAGCCGGCGCAATGGTATGTTTAGCGAGGTTGGTTTATACGCAAACATGTATGCCACTGACTGGAGCTGGAGTACACTGTGGATGGATTTTGATAACGACGGCTGGAAAGACTTATTTATATCTAACGGTATACCCAAACGATTAAATGATATTGACTATGTAAACTTTGTCTCCAATGAAGAGATGCAGCAAAAAATGAAGAACAGGACATTGAATGAAAAGGACATGGCGCTTATCAATAAATTTCCTGAGATAAAGTTGCCCAATGCTTTTTTCAGGAACAATCATGATGCGGCTTTTGCTGATGTTGCTGCCGGTATAGAAGGAAATGTGAACAGTTTTTCCAACGGTGCAGTGTATGCTGATTTTGACAATGATGGTGACCTTGATATTGTGACCAGCAATATTGCCGATGCTGCGCTATTGTACAGGAATGTTACAAACGATACGATTACCTCATCTTACATGCAGCTTAAGTTTAAAGGTCCGGCGCAAAACATCAACGCTACAGGTTCAAAAGCTATATTATATCATGATGGGAACATTAGTACATACGAGAAATTCGCTTCGAGGGGTTTTCTTTCATCAATGGAAACGCCTTTGCACATTGGCATAAAAAACCAGGTAATTGATTCTGCATTTATTGTATGGCCGGATAACACTTACGAAAAGTTATCGTTGCAGAAGGATACAACCCTTCAGCTTACGTATAAACCCGGATTGCCGCATTTTGATTACACATCGTTACGCAATTATTTTAAAAGCGCTGCATTGCAAATGGTTGACATTACTGCTCGTACAGGGTTTAACTACCGGCACATTGAAAACGACTTTAATGAATTTGACAGGGAAGCCCTTATTCCTCAAATGTTGTCTGAAGAAGGACCTGCGTTGGCCGTTGGCGATGTTAATGGTGATGGATTTGAAGATGTGTTTATCGGCGGTTCCAAGAGAAATAAAGGAGCGTTGTTTACACAAACAAATGCTGGCATGTTTGTTCAATCCGTGCAGCCTTCGCTGGCCGCCGATAGCATGTATGAAGATGCCGGTGCCGTGTTTGCTGATGTAAACAACGACGGAAATGCAGATCTTATAATTGCAAGTGGCGGCAATGAATTTTTTGGCCATGATACACACATGCAGCCACGCGTTTATATAAACAATGGCAAAGGAACTTTGCTAAAGCTGGAACACGCATTCGATAATATATGGTTAACTGCATCGTCTGTTGCTCCGTATGATTTTAATGGTGATGGTTTCACGGATCTTTTCATCGGTGGCAGAGCTGTACCCTGGGAGTATGGAAAAATTCCAGGATCTTATCTACTGCAGAATGATGGCAAAGGACATTTTAAAGATGTTACAGGCGCCACCTCAAAAGAGTTAGCGGCCGTGGGTTTTGTTACTTCTGCCCAGTGGTACGATATGGATAAAGATGGCGACAAAGACCTGTTGCTCTCGCTGCAGTGGGGCGGTATTGTAATGATGAAAAATGAAAAAGGCCGTTTTACAAAAACCGTTTTGTGTAAGCAGAACGGTTGGTGGAATTTTGTAATACCAGCAGATATTGATAACGATGGCGATGATGATTTTATAGCTGGCAACCTGGGTTTAAACAGCCGTCTAAAGGCAACTGAAGAGAAACCGGTTAAAATGTATTACAACGATTTTGATGACAATGGCAGGAAGGAACAGCTAATGACCTATTATCTCGGCGGAAGAGAACTTGTCTTTGCCAATAAAGATGAATTGCAAAAACAATTACCTTTTATTAAAAAGAAATTTTTATATGCAGATGATTTTGCGAAAGCATCCGTCAGTGAAATTATTCCGCAACAAAAATTGAGTAGTGCGCAGGTTTTTACTGCGGATTATTTTTCAAATGCCGTTTTTATCAACGATGGAAACATGAATTTTACTGTTCAGCCATTGCCATGGTTGGCACAGCTTACTACTTACCGTGATGCACAAATTGTAGATGCCAACAATGATCACCTTCCGGATGTTTTACTCGCAGGTAATTTTTATGCAACGAATATCGAGATGGGCCGCTACGATGCTGATTATGGAACTGTACTGATCAATAAAGGAAAGGGCCTGTTTACAGCCGAAACAATTAATGGCCTTGTCATTAAAGGGCAGTCAAGGCATGTTAAAGCTTTGAACATTGCGGGAGATACTGCTTATGTTATTGCACGTAATAACGACAGTTCAATGGTCATACAATTCAGGAAATAAATAATGGAACCGGCTGTAGTTTTTTATGGCATCGCCTGTTGCCACGCTCGGTTCGGGGTTCCGTTTTTATGGCAACTGTAGCGTTGCGGTTTCACCTCCCTGTGTATTGTTCTTGTTTGTTGCGTGTGCAGCATACTAGAAATTTTACGCTTCGATCTTCGCTTTTGCCTCATAAAGTGCTAACTGCTGAAGTGTGCGACGCAACGAAAGCTTATTTGCAATACTATAGCCTGGCTCCTAAAATTCCCAAAAAAATTATCAAAAAAATACTAAAATAATTAGTGTTGATAAGTAAAATTACTTTACTTTTATGGCCTGATTAATTTTGAACAATAAACAAATTAACATGAGTAATGCAGATAAGCTTAAAGCACTAAAGCTTACAATAGATAAAATAGATAAGGATTTTGGTAAGGGTAGTGTGATGATGATGAGTGACAAAGGAGACCGTAAACTTGAAGTAATTTCAACCGGTTCTATAGGGCTGGATGTTGCATTGGGTGTCGGCGGTTTACCAAAAGGTAGAATTGTTGAAATCTACGGGCCTGAATCTTCCGGTAAAACCACTATTGCAACACACGTAATAGCTGAAGCTCAAAAGAAAGGGGGCATCTGTGCTATTATAGATGCGGAGCACGCTTTTGACAGTGCCTATGCACAGCGGCTTGGTGTTGATGTAGATAACCTTTTAATCTCGCAACCCGATTATGGTGAGCAGGCGTTGGAAATAGCAGATCGTCTTATTTTATCAGGTGCGTTAGATGTTGTGGTAATCGACTCTGTAGCAGCACTTGTTCCCAAAGGTGAACTGGAAGGCGAAATGGGAGATAGTAAAATGGGCCTCCAGGCCCGTTTGATGAGCCAGGCATTGCGTAAACTTACGGCGACCATCAGTAAAACAAACACGGTTTGTATATTTATCAACCAGTTGCGTGAAAAGATCGGTGTTATGTTTGGTAATCCTGAAACAACAACCGGTGGTAATGCATTAAAATTTTATTGTTCGGTTAGGTTAGACATACGTCGTATTTCACAGATTAAAGATGGTGACGAAGCAATAGGTAACAGGGTTAAGGTTAAAGTGGTAAAAAATAAAGTTGCTCCTCCTTTCAGGGCTACGGAGTTTGATATCATCTTTGGTGAAGGTATTAGTAAAATAGGTGAAATACTCGACATGGGTGTAGAGCTTGGCGTTGTAAATAAAAGCGGTAGCTGGTTTAGTTACGATAGCAATAAGCTTGGCCAGGGTCGGGATGCTGTAAAACAGTTGTTACATGACAATCCAGAACTT harbors:
- the recA gene encoding recombinase RecA — translated: MSNADKLKALKLTIDKIDKDFGKGSVMMMSDKGDRKLEVISTGSIGLDVALGVGGLPKGRIVEIYGPESSGKTTIATHVIAEAQKKGGICAIIDAEHAFDSAYAQRLGVDVDNLLISQPDYGEQALEIADRLILSGALDVVVIDSVAALVPKGELEGEMGDSKMGLQARLMSQALRKLTATISKTNTVCIFINQLREKIGVMFGNPETTTGGNALKFYCSVRLDIRRISQIKDGDEAIGNRVKVKVVKNKVAPPFRATEFDIIFGEGISKIGEILDMGVELGVVNKSGSWFSYDSNKLGQGRDAVKQLLHDNPELANEIEGKIRAKLIEATANAPVVVEEEED
- a CDS encoding VCBS repeat-containing protein; the encoded protein is MIIQFNKSNVGLKASTAILIVASILLAVLQACRGSVQIKKDAALFSLVDSSGITFSNNIGNTKDFNIFSYRNFYNGGGAAVGDVNNDGLADVFFTANMGSNKLYLNKGNWKFDDISERAGIAEEEEWSTGVVMVDINHDDWLDIFVCNAGYINGRAPECKLFINNHDLTFTDSAAAYGLTNKGGYTTHAAFFDYDADGDLDCFIINNSFIPVNTLNYANKRDLRAPEWPVADFLKGGGDHFYRNDNGKFIDISKEAGIYGSLISFGLGVTVGDVNGDYYPDVYVSNDFFERDYLYINQRDGTFKDELEKWVQHSSLSSMGADMADINNDGYPDIFTTDMLPGDEYRLKTTTSFENYDVYHLKETSGFYHQFTKNTLQLNNGNGKFQEIANYSGVAATDWSWGGLIFDADNDGLSDLYVCNGINHDVTNQDFIDFFADEVIQKMVLTGKKEQIEDVISKMPSQPIPNNAFKNEGNLRFADANKAWGFQQPSFSNGAAYGDLDNDGDLDLVVNNVNEPAFVYRNNARELTGNHYVSIVLREESFNTHAVGSLIKMYAGKNLYTREVIPSRGFQSSVDYKNVFGLGANRTIDSVVIMWPNHTFSSYYNLGTDTLHMITYPANAQKIISAKNKPASPFLSAVTASFQKHTEDDYVDFYNERNVPVLLSREGPRAATGDVNGDGLADIFIGGASGEAGVLYMQSSKGSFEIKKQPSFERFANFEDVAALFFDADKDGDLDLYVGAGGNNRSPGRQELQHRLFKNDGKGNFDIDTKAFPPNDMNIAVAVADDFDGDGDNDLFVGSRNVTLDYGVTPRSYLFVNDGNGHFTDIAKTGNPEIASAGMVTSASFADINGDNRKELIIVGEWMQPRIFSFNGKKFIELRTNLKNFSGMWQSVSVTDLDGDGDNDMVLGNYGENFYLHPDTANPVKIFINDFDKNNVPEKIITRSISGKDMPVFMKRDLQDAIPAIKKQNLKHEDYAKKSITDLFAQDFIKTSTVKQWNYSASCIALNDGKGNFTLVKLPPSVQFSSVNAILCKDINKDGKKDILLGGNMLHFLPQFGRLDASFGQLLLNSGNGNFVVASVKESGIELDGEVRDIADIPGQRKDKIIFLRNNDLPVVFELVK
- a CDS encoding VCBS repeat-containing protein, with the translated sequence MNELHPDSTFNVLDYMYFYNGAGVGAGDFNNDGRTDIFFASNQGADKIYLNEGGLHFKDASDAAGIPKDGGWSTGVSVVDINNDGLLDIYVCRVGNYMKLQSKNELLICRKILEDGTPVYEEAAASYGLDFSGFSTQAAFLDYDLDGDLDMYLLNHSVHQNGTFAERKQFIGTYHDLSGDKFFRNDSGHFSNITKETNINSSVIGYGLGIVVADINLDGWPDIYIGNDFHENDYLYINQQDGTFKEAMQSDMMHTSQYTMGVDAADINNDGWPDIVSADMLPSDPYMLKRSLGEDKTDIFNMKIGYGYAYQYTRNNLQLSRRNGMFSEVGLYANMYATDWSWSTLWMDFDNDGWKDLFISNGIPKRLNDIDYVNFVSNEEMQQKMKNRTLNEKDMALINKFPEIKLPNAFFRNNHDAAFADVAAGIEGNVNSFSNGAVYADFDNDGDLDIVTSNIADAALLYRNVTNDTITSSYMQLKFKGPAQNINATGSKAILYHDGNISTYEKFASRGFLSSMETPLHIGIKNQVIDSAFIVWPDNTYEKLSLQKDTTLQLTYKPGLPHFDYTSLRNYFKSAALQMVDITARTGFNYRHIENDFNEFDREALIPQMLSEEGPALAVGDVNGDGFEDVFIGGSKRNKGALFTQTNAGMFVQSVQPSLAADSMYEDAGAVFADVNNDGNADLIIASGGNEFFGHDTHMQPRVYINNGKGTLLKLEHAFDNIWLTASSVAPYDFNGDGFTDLFIGGRAVPWEYGKIPGSYLLQNDGKGHFKDVTGATSKELAAVGFVTSAQWYDMDKDGDKDLLLSLQWGGIVMMKNEKGRFTKTVLCKQNGWWNFVIPADIDNDGDDDFIAGNLGLNSRLKATEEKPVKMYYNDFDDNGRKEQLMTYYLGGRELVFANKDELQKQLPFIKKKFLYADDFAKASVSEIIPQQKLSSAQVFTADYFSNAVFINDGNMNFTVQPLPWLAQLTTYRDAQIVDANNDHLPDVLLAGNFYATNIEMGRYDADYGTVLINKGKGLFTAETINGLVIKGQSRHVKALNIAGDTAYVIARNNDSSMVIQFRK
- a CDS encoding RagB/SusD family nutrient uptake outer membrane protein, which produces MKYRKLLYAITIPSVLLFSCTKLDETFNGDLTQDQVGGGGSANVDALLTGIYNSMRLPYQDQSRWWAAEEHTSDECLGPTRGGDWDDNGVWRLLHVHKWDGNHSFLASTFDDLGGVVYGATDILQFSPSTQQAAEARLLRAFANFSWLCGWNQCPYREPGGDPLAIPQVRVGSDALDYIISELNDIMGDLPDGPANKANKYAAKVLLMKCYLNKGTISPASGDPLANRQNPTFDAADMDQVISLADEIINSGKYSLADNYFDNFAKNNNQISTENIFTAENIGGSNSGNVRSRWFCTLHYNQNPSGWNGFTTLSDFYDKFDDADLRRSQEYDGVTDVSGIKPGFLVGQQYDQNGTALKDRTGAPLAFTREVSAIERGANLEVTGIRVVKYPIDYSSGDNSDNDYVYYRYADVLLMKAEALLRKGDAGGALTLVNQVREKRGVAALGSVSLDQMLDERGREFYWEGHRRTDLIRFGKYLEVWQEKPSDDPKNLLFPIPFRQLAANPNLIQNPGY